One part of the Thermococcus radiotolerans genome encodes these proteins:
- a CDS encoding tetratricopeptide repeat protein — protein MEEILKAIEEKDCKKVATLLYHRVDELGDEELKEALEKAEKLALECGDFELYKLTVYYFHELLGVDKLSEFEKMAEEKDTFEVKFELADLYYLIGELEKSLELYRALLEEETEKGNKGNIAKIYYAMALIHEELQEYEKAIELMEKAEEIHRELGNEDEVLRIAIHKAYVLFESGETYEAKAMLAGLLPKVLDKSDLLVEIHLSFEEIFEEDENYDAALQECLYALVHAKGSDYEEVAFGSLMDVLWQLFLEDDFETVYLHMDMFAKALPELADFFEAVKAIALYKDGKIDAEEAGKAIESVKDPRLLDLLEFLGEAEM, from the coding sequence ATGGAGGAGATTCTGAAGGCAATCGAGGAAAAGGATTGCAAAAAGGTTGCAACCCTTCTGTACCACAGGGTTGACGAGCTGGGCGACGAGGAGCTTAAGGAGGCCCTCGAAAAGGCCGAAAAGCTCGCCCTGGAGTGTGGTGATTTCGAACTGTACAAGCTCACCGTTTACTACTTCCACGAACTCCTCGGTGTGGACAAGCTGAGCGAGTTCGAGAAGATGGCCGAGGAGAAGGATACGTTTGAGGTGAAGTTCGAGCTGGCCGACCTCTACTACCTCATCGGGGAGCTGGAGAAGAGCCTCGAGCTCTATCGGGCCCTCCTCGAGGAAGAGACCGAGAAGGGCAACAAGGGGAACATAGCGAAAATCTACTACGCCATGGCGCTCATCCACGAGGAACTTCAGGAGTACGAGAAGGCCATTGAACTCATGGAGAAGGCCGAGGAGATACACCGCGAACTCGGAAACGAGGACGAGGTTCTGAGGATAGCCATCCACAAGGCCTACGTGCTCTTTGAGTCCGGGGAGACCTACGAGGCAAAGGCCATGCTCGCTGGCCTTCTCCCGAAGGTTCTAGACAAGAGCGACCTCCTCGTTGAGATACACCTCAGCTTCGAGGAGATATTCGAGGAGGACGAGAACTACGATGCGGCTTTGCAGGAGTGTCTCTACGCCCTCGTCCACGCGAAGGGAAGCGACTACGAGGAGGTAGCCTTCGGCTCGCTGATGGACGTCCTCTGGCAGCTGTTCCTCGAGGACGATTTCGAAACGGTTTACCTGCACATGGATATGTTCGCAAAGGCCCTTCCGGAGCTGGCGGACTTCTTCGAGGCCGTAAAAGCGATAGCCCTCTACAAGGACGGCAAGATTGATGCGGAGGAAGCAGGGAAGGCTATAGAAAGCGTCAAGGACCCGCGCCTACTCGACCTGCTCGAGTTCCTCGGCGAGGCTGAGATGTGA
- a CDS encoding ABC transporter permease yields the protein MIEALKRSFAIAKKDMRIFYLKGPVVIMGLIFPFFLFLAFMIGRNLSGGHLLVSLTAMTAFFTSTAVGPTIIPWECRGRTFERLITAPVSLITVLLGDFQASLYFGLAITFAIAVPAMLYLSIHPSIWLFVLATILAVGCFSAMTVLMSSYPPTDVPADVMMLSSLIKFSLLFISGIFVPIENLPAYGRWISFVSPLTYYVDALRHSLGKGYLPVWLDLLMLTLFGLAFFFTGSAIHRKVLERRFT from the coding sequence ATGATTGAGGCGCTCAAACGTTCCTTCGCCATAGCGAAGAAGGACATGCGCATCTTCTACCTCAAGGGGCCGGTTGTAATAATGGGCCTTATCTTCCCCTTCTTCCTGTTCTTAGCCTTCATGATAGGGCGCAACCTCTCGGGCGGTCATCTCCTCGTTAGTCTAACGGCCATGACGGCCTTCTTCACATCAACGGCCGTCGGCCCCACGATAATCCCGTGGGAGTGCAGGGGAAGGACGTTCGAGAGGCTCATAACAGCCCCCGTTTCGCTGATCACTGTGCTCCTCGGCGACTTTCAGGCTTCCCTATACTTCGGGCTGGCGATAACGTTCGCGATAGCGGTTCCTGCAATGCTCTACCTCTCAATCCACCCCTCCATCTGGCTCTTCGTCCTCGCCACCATCCTGGCGGTTGGCTGCTTCTCCGCCATGACGGTGCTCATGTCCTCTTACCCACCTACGGACGTCCCAGCTGACGTCATGATGCTGTCGTCGCTCATTAAGTTCTCGCTCCTATTCATCAGCGGCATCTTTGTCCCCATCGAAAACCTGCCAGCCTACGGCAGGTGGATTTCCTTCGTCTCGCCGCTGACATACTACGTCGACGCCCTGAGGCATTCACTTGGAAAGGGCTACCTCCCGGTGTGGCTTGACCTTTTAATGCTGACTCTGTTTGGCCTTGCGTTCTTCTTCACGGGCAGTGCAATCCACAGAAAAGTTCTGGAGAGGAGGTTTACATGA
- a CDS encoding arsenic resistance protein, whose amino-acid sequence MNWLKLKNHLDKYLPVYVTLAMIAGFYVGTHANLKPYHNTLKTLNMLVVISMIYPMMINLRLGELKNSVKLGKQLVIGLTMGLVISPLIMYGAIWLTNLIHPINHTLALGLLLAVVVPCSSMSIAYTGFTKGNIELATVVVALSFTLAIVTVPAWLKVFASSYHVSISAWLLVKTILIVVITPMILGVLTRSYLMRKLGPEGFLRIKPAFPAISLMGMYTIVFLIFMEKAKLIASKPSIVGIALIPLVIYYTTALLFMTLVDRAVGIPYRDHMAITFTSVGKNEGTAMAIALAAGTGLMAIAPAVTPIIQIPFLIGYVKAWRKIAGLWKCKVLKEEEAVPGAS is encoded by the coding sequence ATGAACTGGCTGAAGCTCAAGAACCATCTCGATAAGTACCTTCCGGTTTACGTTACACTTGCCATGATAGCGGGCTTTTACGTCGGAACGCACGCGAACCTCAAGCCCTACCATAACACGCTCAAAACCCTGAACATGCTCGTCGTCATCAGCATGATATACCCGATGATGATTAACCTCCGCCTTGGCGAGCTCAAGAACAGTGTCAAGCTCGGGAAGCAGCTGGTCATAGGCCTCACGATGGGACTCGTGATTTCCCCGCTCATAATGTATGGGGCGATATGGCTGACGAACCTCATCCATCCAATAAACCACACGCTCGCCCTCGGGCTTCTCCTGGCCGTCGTCGTGCCCTGCTCCTCGATGAGCATAGCCTACACCGGCTTCACGAAGGGCAACATCGAGCTGGCCACGGTAGTGGTTGCCCTGAGCTTCACGCTGGCCATCGTGACGGTTCCGGCCTGGCTCAAGGTCTTCGCGTCGAGCTACCACGTCTCAATATCAGCCTGGCTCCTCGTCAAGACGATCCTCATAGTCGTCATAACGCCCATGATACTCGGCGTTCTCACGAGATCCTACCTCATGAGAAAACTCGGCCCTGAGGGATTCCTGAGGATAAAACCCGCCTTCCCGGCAATCTCGCTCATGGGCATGTACACCATCGTCTTCCTCATCTTCATGGAGAAGGCGAAGCTCATAGCCAGCAAGCCGAGCATCGTCGGCATCGCCCTGATTCCCCTGGTCATCTACTACACGACCGCCCTGCTCTTCATGACCCTCGTGGACAGGGCCGTCGGGATCCCCTACAGGGACCACATGGCAATAACGTTTACGTCCGTTGGAAAGAACGAGGGAACGGCGATGGCCATAGCCCTTGCGGCAGGGACTGGTCTCATGGCGATAGCGCCTGCGGTGACCCCAATAATTCAGATACCGTTTCTGATTGGCTACGTTAAAGCCTGGAGAAAGATAGCGGGGCTCTGGAAGTGCAAGGTTTTGAAGGAGGAAGAAGCTGTTCCAGGGGCTTCCTGA
- a CDS encoding iron ABC transporter substrate-binding protein — MRRFLAPFLILLVVSISGCIGSDTGTGETGKATITVTDALGRSVEVPAKVNRVVAVGPGALRLVVYLNASDMVVGVEDFEKRYNFGRPYIIAHPELRELPTVGPGGPGKLPDFEALIELKPDVIFITYVDKKTADDIGAKTGIPVVVLSYGGLATFEDEELFKSLELAGRILGREDRAREVIDFINATQNDLMKRTADVEPKTVFVGGIGYKGAHGIESTEASYPPFIVVHAKNVADELGSGHQFIDKEKLLEWQPEYIFIDEGGLKLILDDYSKNPDFYASLKAVKEGNVYGILPYNFYTTNVGTALADAYFIGKVLYPERFSDVDPAKKADEIYAFLLGKPVYGTMKEQFGGFGKIDLSNGTIKYSLPTSP, encoded by the coding sequence ATGAGGAGGTTCCTTGCCCCCTTTCTAATCCTGCTGGTGGTTTCAATAAGCGGCTGTATCGGGAGCGACACTGGAACTGGGGAAACCGGAAAGGCCACGATAACCGTCACGGACGCCCTTGGGAGGAGCGTCGAGGTTCCGGCGAAGGTGAACCGGGTCGTTGCCGTCGGTCCCGGGGCGCTACGGCTAGTGGTTTATCTGAACGCGAGCGATATGGTGGTGGGTGTTGAGGACTTCGAGAAGCGCTACAACTTCGGAAGGCCCTACATCATAGCCCACCCCGAACTCAGGGAGCTGCCGACCGTCGGGCCGGGTGGACCGGGCAAGCTGCCGGACTTCGAGGCGCTCATAGAGCTGAAGCCCGACGTTATCTTCATAACCTACGTGGACAAGAAGACGGCCGACGATATAGGGGCCAAGACCGGAATCCCCGTCGTCGTCCTCAGCTACGGCGGGCTGGCGACCTTCGAGGACGAAGAGCTCTTCAAGTCCCTCGAACTGGCGGGCAGGATACTCGGAAGGGAGGATAGGGCTAGAGAAGTCATAGACTTCATCAATGCAACCCAGAATGACCTGATGAAGCGCACGGCCGACGTTGAACCGAAGACCGTCTTCGTCGGCGGAATCGGCTACAAGGGCGCCCACGGGATTGAGAGCACGGAGGCCAGCTATCCGCCGTTCATCGTCGTTCACGCCAAGAACGTTGCCGACGAGCTTGGGAGCGGCCACCAGTTCATCGACAAGGAGAAGCTCCTCGAGTGGCAGCCTGAGTACATATTCATCGACGAGGGCGGTCTTAAGCTGATCCTCGACGATTACTCGAAGAACCCGGACTTTTACGCCTCGCTCAAGGCCGTCAAGGAAGGCAACGTCTACGGCATACTCCCCTACAACTTCTACACCACAAACGTTGGAACGGCCCTGGCCGATGCGTACTTCATCGGAAAGGTGCTCTATCCCGAGAGGTTCAGCGACGTTGACCCTGCAAAGAAGGCCGACGAGATATACGCCTTCCTGCTCGGAAAGCCGGTTTACGGCACCATGAAGGAGCAGTTCGGCGGCTTCGGAAAGATAGACCTCTCCAACGGAACGATTAAATACTCACTGCCGACCTCACCGTGA
- a CDS encoding ABC transporter ATP-binding protein produces the protein MKAVRVRNLHFTYNGSEVLRGVDLEIEEGEFVAILGPNGAGKSTLLKCVGGILDCGAVEVLERPVANYSRDELARVLAYVPQRCEPGFMTVFDTVLLGRRPYMGLRPSKRDVETVRRVLRMMDIGHLALKPTNKLSGGELQKVSIARALAQEPRILLMDEPTNNLDIKSQLEVMETARKFAEEGGTSIVVMHDVNLALRFARRFVFMKDGRIVADGGREILKPALFEEVYDVKVRIEEVGGIPVVVPLSHLSLAEELEQVE, from the coding sequence ATGAAGGCAGTACGGGTGAGGAACCTCCACTTCACCTACAACGGCTCGGAGGTACTCAGGGGCGTTGACCTGGAGATTGAAGAGGGGGAGTTCGTGGCGATACTCGGCCCGAACGGTGCCGGAAAGTCAACCCTCCTCAAGTGCGTGGGGGGCATTCTGGACTGCGGGGCGGTTGAAGTGCTTGAACGCCCGGTGGCGAATTACTCCAGGGATGAGCTGGCGAGGGTTCTCGCTTACGTGCCCCAGAGGTGCGAGCCGGGTTTCATGACGGTTTTTGATACGGTTCTGCTCGGCAGGAGGCCCTACATGGGGCTGAGGCCGTCGAAGCGAGACGTTGAGACCGTGAGGAGAGTCCTGAGGATGATGGACATAGGTCACCTTGCGCTGAAGCCCACCAACAAGCTGAGCGGTGGAGAACTCCAGAAGGTGAGCATCGCGAGGGCTTTGGCTCAGGAGCCCAGAATACTTCTCATGGACGAGCCGACCAACAACCTCGACATCAAGAGCCAGCTGGAGGTCATGGAAACGGCGAGGAAGTTCGCGGAGGAAGGGGGAACGTCGATCGTGGTCATGCACGACGTCAACCTGGCCCTTCGCTTCGCCAGGAGGTTCGTCTTTATGAAGGATGGAAGAATCGTGGCTGACGGTGGGAGGGAGATACTGAAGCCGGCTCTCTTTGAGGAGGTCTATGACGTGAAGGTTAGAATAGAAGAGGTGGGGGGAATCCCCGTCGTGGTTCCCCTCTCACATCTCAGCCTCGCCGAGGAACTCGAGCAGGTCGAGTAG
- a CDS encoding OsmC family protein — translation MERLEYKAEIRWDGNVGSSARVREFSFRIDTNTDGHNVGPNPTEYLLAAIGGCLTVNWGRLIKKMRLKVEGMEITVSGWRDRKEPQLREITYKIRIVTDEPEKKILRAKELAEKYRTVFNTVGAEKIRGEVEVVRKPPAMTSPEKDRKS, via the coding sequence ATGGAGCGCCTTGAATACAAAGCAGAGATTAGATGGGACGGAAATGTGGGGAGTAGCGCGAGAGTGAGGGAGTTCTCCTTCAGGATAGACACGAACACCGACGGCCACAATGTCGGACCGAACCCAACCGAGTACCTGCTCGCCGCTATAGGTGGCTGTCTAACCGTGAACTGGGGCAGGCTCATAAAGAAGATGCGCCTGAAGGTTGAGGGCATGGAAATAACCGTTTCGGGGTGGAGGGACAGAAAAGAGCCTCAGCTGAGGGAGATTACCTACAAAATCCGAATTGTGACGGACGAGCCCGAGAAAAAGATACTACGCGCCAAGGAGCTCGCCGAGAAGTACAGGACGGTCTTCAACACCGTCGGGGCGGAGAAAATAAGGGGAGAGGTGGAGGTAGTCAGAAAACCTCCAGCGATGACGTCCCCTGAGAAAGACCGTAAGAGCTGA
- a CDS encoding PKD domain-containing protein, whose product MKRKTALFVILLLAFSIFIMPGHRVTAEESDLVDGYGGMVIADEEIIIGDRGDYFWAYENESGNVIGKFHTGYEKWDEMTACDVNGDGKAEIIQGDRSTDKIYIYTMDGAELGKHDVNFEAGDDIACGDLTGNGKAEIVHADRNNWIHIFNENFNMVNQFKVDDFADGDSIAVGDLDGDGKAEIVHADVSANIITVYDMNGNVMGSLATEDYFELTSRDEIAIGDVNLDGLNELVIATQDSDDYQERGIHVFGFSKKGAQLEGRELATFVMPFQKGDRMAVGDVNADGLDEIVWASQDGYVKVYNLGGDLLNGPKGLKTEFSYGAGLAVGDVNGDSIVVGPPRKGRMHVENLVIAVINAPPVDYDVINKTGVFYSEFTTEKTQATKFSVKSTHDVKMSLGMKAVMGNKKVAYAEVNLKVSMGFQLQRERGRSYEESITYGLTSDMGDGALYVTTDYDVYEFPIISPPELAVVNGEQQYILVTVPKGPPHVHFQNYKSDLHEIGDINTYPENLNELKNYEPGNLLDTFTIEVGQVGSSYERAVKELGWTKSKNTFNVGVSLGIGGGYTSPTSSLDLKMEGSYGYEKVTTHEVTVSNETSVKVVYEGGISDPSMWYNATGVIYLDSEDGHLVLDFLVPSKGEHYEARGGSPILINFGFFTIDYYALLLMNKPPECSISASPSSGKLPLEVDFALNLNDPENGSMRWEIDFGDGSRAEGNGTEVGHVYREEGNYKVTLRVYDPWNANATCKASINVKPNEKPTALFSYSPAEIKAGDEVIFTDSSTDPDGSVAKWSWNFGDGSTSTERNPRHTYTNPGSYTVMLTVEDESGLKGTYYKEITVEPQNYPPTADFTFLPKEPKAGEEISFADKSYDRDGDIVGWSWDFGDGSTSSEAEPVHTYSSAGNYTVTLKVRDDGGGEDVRRITITVGAAESPSPTETTSTEAPTTTPSSTTSSTPSGETSSPETSSSSAQPSPTESGGTCGPGIVVILAALVALRRRR is encoded by the coding sequence ATGAAACGAAAGACCGCTTTGTTTGTTATCCTGCTTCTGGCCTTTTCGATATTTATCATGCCGGGTCACAGGGTCACCGCGGAGGAATCCGACCTCGTTGACGGTTATGGGGGTATGGTCATAGCCGACGAGGAGATCATCATCGGCGACCGTGGGGACTACTTCTGGGCCTATGAGAACGAGAGTGGGAACGTCATCGGGAAATTCCACACCGGATACGAAAAGTGGGACGAGATGACGGCCTGTGACGTTAACGGCGATGGGAAGGCTGAGATAATCCAGGGCGACAGGAGCACGGACAAGATATACATCTACACGATGGACGGAGCCGAGCTGGGCAAGCACGACGTCAACTTCGAGGCTGGGGACGACATAGCCTGCGGGGACCTCACCGGCAACGGAAAAGCCGAGATAGTCCACGCCGACAGGAACAACTGGATACACATATTCAACGAGAACTTCAACATGGTGAACCAGTTCAAGGTCGATGACTTCGCGGATGGTGATTCAATAGCCGTCGGCGACCTCGACGGTGACGGAAAGGCCGAGATAGTGCACGCCGACGTGAGTGCAAACATCATAACGGTCTACGACATGAACGGCAACGTCATGGGTAGTCTCGCAACGGAGGACTACTTCGAGCTGACATCGAGGGACGAGATAGCGATTGGAGATGTCAACCTCGACGGACTGAACGAGCTGGTAATTGCCACCCAGGATTCGGACGACTACCAGGAGAGAGGCATACACGTCTTTGGCTTCTCAAAGAAGGGCGCCCAGCTGGAGGGGAGAGAGTTAGCGACCTTCGTGATGCCCTTCCAGAAGGGGGACAGGATGGCAGTTGGGGACGTCAACGCAGACGGCCTCGACGAGATAGTCTGGGCCTCCCAGGACGGCTACGTGAAGGTCTACAACCTCGGAGGCGACCTGCTGAACGGACCGAAGGGCCTGAAGACGGAGTTCAGCTACGGAGCGGGCCTCGCAGTTGGCGACGTGAACGGCGACTCAATAGTCGTTGGACCGCCAAGGAAGGGGAGGATGCACGTTGAGAACCTCGTTATAGCCGTGATAAACGCCCCACCGGTTGACTACGACGTCATCAACAAGACGGGGGTATTCTACTCGGAGTTCACGACCGAGAAAACGCAGGCAACGAAGTTCTCGGTGAAGTCCACCCACGACGTCAAGATGAGCCTCGGAATGAAGGCGGTCATGGGCAACAAGAAGGTCGCCTACGCTGAAGTCAACCTGAAGGTGAGCATGGGGTTCCAGCTCCAGAGGGAGAGGGGACGGAGCTACGAGGAGAGCATAACCTACGGACTGACCTCCGACATGGGGGACGGGGCGCTCTACGTAACCACGGACTACGACGTCTACGAATTCCCGATAATAAGCCCGCCTGAGCTTGCCGTCGTGAACGGCGAGCAGCAGTACATACTTGTGACGGTTCCCAAGGGGCCGCCCCACGTCCACTTCCAGAACTACAAGTCGGACCTCCACGAGATCGGAGACATAAACACATATCCCGAGAACCTGAACGAGCTGAAGAACTACGAGCCCGGAAACCTTCTCGACACCTTCACCATAGAGGTCGGCCAAGTGGGGAGTTCCTACGAGAGGGCAGTCAAGGAGCTGGGCTGGACGAAGAGCAAGAACACCTTCAACGTCGGCGTTTCCCTCGGCATCGGAGGGGGCTACACGTCACCCACCTCAAGTCTCGACCTGAAGATGGAGGGCAGCTACGGCTATGAGAAGGTAACGACCCACGAGGTGACCGTTTCCAACGAGACCAGCGTCAAGGTCGTCTACGAGGGCGGCATAAGCGACCCGAGCATGTGGTACAACGCGACCGGGGTCATCTACCTCGACAGCGAAGACGGACACCTCGTCCTCGACTTCCTCGTGCCGAGCAAGGGGGAGCACTACGAGGCGAGGGGCGGAAGCCCGATACTGATAAACTTCGGCTTCTTCACGATAGACTACTACGCCCTGCTGCTCATGAACAAGCCCCCGGAGTGCTCGATTTCAGCTTCTCCAAGCTCCGGGAAGCTTCCACTTGAAGTTGACTTCGCCCTGAACCTAAACGACCCGGAGAACGGCTCCATGAGGTGGGAGATTGACTTCGGGGACGGCTCCAGGGCCGAGGGCAACGGCACGGAGGTTGGACACGTTTACCGCGAGGAAGGGAACTACAAGGTCACCCTAAGGGTTTACGACCCCTGGAACGCCAACGCCACCTGCAAGGCATCGATAAACGTCAAACCCAACGAGAAGCCAACGGCACTCTTCAGCTACTCGCCCGCCGAGATCAAGGCCGGAGACGAGGTAATCTTTACCGACAGCTCCACGGACCCGGACGGAAGCGTTGCCAAGTGGAGCTGGAACTTCGGCGACGGAAGCACTTCAACCGAGAGGAACCCGAGGCACACGTACACGAACCCCGGCTCCTACACCGTAATGCTAACAGTCGAAGACGAGAGCGGACTGAAGGGAACTTACTACAAGGAGATAACCGTGGAACCACAGAACTATCCGCCGACGGCTGACTTTACGTTCCTGCCAAAGGAACCAAAGGCCGGGGAGGAGATAAGCTTCGCGGACAAGTCCTACGACAGGGACGGAGATATAGTGGGCTGGAGCTGGGACTTTGGAGACGGGAGCACATCCAGCGAGGCTGAACCTGTTCACACCTACTCAAGCGCCGGCAACTACACGGTGACCCTGAAGGTGAGGGACGACGGTGGAGGAGAGGACGTCAGGAGAATCACCATCACGGTTGGAGCCGCGGAGAGCCCCTCGCCAACCGAGACGACATCAACCGAAGCCCCAACTACCACCCCATCTTCGACGACGTCGAGCACGCCGAGTGGTGAAACCAGTTCCCCGGAGACAAGTTCCTCCAGCGCCCAGCCATCCCCGACCGAGTCAGGGGGCACGTGCGGACCGGGAATAGTCGTCATCCTAGCGGCACTCGTTGCCCTTCGGAGGAGACGCTGA
- a CDS encoding ATP-binding cassette domain-containing protein has protein sequence MKAIEVVGLTKYYGSFLAVDNVSFEVRKGEIFGFLGPNGAGKTTTVRTITGVLRPNSGEIRVLGYDMLDEREKIKARERTGIVPEMANPYVDLTAMQNLRLMGELYGMGRGEIEKRSVELLKLFDLYEKRNMKVRAFSKGMRQRLILAMAMISDPELLILDEPTSGLDVISARLIKDVIREEKRKGKTIFMTTHNMIDANELCERIGIIRKGRLIAIDTPEKLKQLVRGSVSVEVSFEPMKLETSSISSAIRVELMGDKARVFTNDPDATVKELVYYAERKGLRIVSLRTLSPSLEDVFIKLVGEKND, from the coding sequence ATGAAGGCCATAGAAGTCGTCGGACTTACCAAGTACTACGGTTCTTTTCTCGCCGTTGATAACGTGAGCTTTGAGGTTAGGAAGGGGGAGATTTTTGGTTTCCTCGGCCCAAACGGGGCGGGAAAGACGACAACAGTCAGAACGATTACAGGCGTTTTGAGGCCAAACTCCGGGGAAATAAGGGTTCTTGGCTACGACATGCTCGATGAGAGAGAAAAGATAAAGGCGAGGGAGAGAACCGGCATCGTCCCTGAGATGGCCAACCCCTACGTTGACCTGACGGCGATGCAGAACCTCAGGCTAATGGGCGAGCTCTACGGGATGGGAAGGGGGGAGATAGAGAAGCGCTCGGTTGAGCTCCTCAAGCTCTTCGACCTCTACGAGAAGAGGAACATGAAGGTGAGGGCCTTTTCCAAGGGCATGAGGCAACGCCTTATCCTCGCGATGGCAATGATAAGCGATCCCGAGCTGTTAATCCTCGACGAACCGACGAGTGGGCTCGACGTTATAAGCGCACGCCTGATAAAGGACGTCATCCGCGAGGAGAAGAGGAAGGGGAAGACTATATTCATGACGACCCACAATATGATTGACGCAAACGAGCTGTGCGAGAGGATCGGAATCATAAGGAAAGGGCGACTCATAGCGATTGACACGCCCGAGAAGCTCAAGCAGCTGGTCAGGGGAAGTGTTTCGGTTGAGGTCAGCTTCGAGCCTATGAAACTTGAGACCTCTAGTATCTCTTCGGCGATTAGGGTTGAGCTGATGGGGGACAAGGCGAGGGTTTTCACGAACGACCCCGATGCAACGGTTAAGGAGCTGGTTTACTACGCCGAAAGAAAGGGGCTGAGAATAGTGAGCCTGAGAACGCTCTCCCCCTCACTGGAGGACGTCTTCATCAAGCTGGTTGGTGAGAAAAATGATTGA
- a CDS encoding FmdE family protein, translating into MLALNRLVDEGDARGILEYAREFHGHVCPYLALGIRASLIAMEELGVGRLDYSGSVDESILAIVEINSCFTDGVQVTTGCTLGNNSLVYLDLGKTALTLVKRSTWEGVRVYADAERLGKYYPSGATELFNRVVRERKGTEEERRRLWELWEEIAYTMLELPREEFKIERVKVPQIEQAPIVESVRCSKCGELVMETRAIYVNDEPFCLRCAGESYRAVIGRGIVKVSPRGC; encoded by the coding sequence ATGCTCGCTCTCAACAGGCTGGTGGATGAGGGTGACGCCCGGGGAATCCTAGAGTACGCCCGGGAGTTCCACGGTCACGTCTGTCCCTACCTAGCGCTCGGAATCCGGGCGTCGCTTATAGCCATGGAGGAACTCGGCGTCGGGAGGCTCGACTACTCTGGAAGCGTTGACGAGTCCATTCTGGCTATAGTCGAGATCAACAGCTGCTTCACCGACGGTGTTCAGGTGACAACGGGTTGCACCCTGGGAAACAACTCTCTCGTCTACCTCGACCTCGGAAAGACGGCCCTGACCCTCGTCAAGCGCTCCACCTGGGAAGGCGTCAGGGTCTACGCGGATGCCGAAAGACTGGGGAAATACTACCCTTCCGGAGCCACTGAGCTGTTCAACAGGGTCGTGAGGGAAAGAAAGGGAACCGAAGAGGAGCGGAGACGCCTCTGGGAACTCTGGGAGGAGATAGCATACACCATGCTGGAGCTCCCGAGGGAGGAGTTCAAGATCGAACGGGTTAAGGTCCCCCAGATAGAGCAGGCGCCGATAGTGGAGAGCGTCCGCTGCTCGAAGTGCGGGGAGCTGGTTATGGAAACCCGGGCCATTTACGTAAACGACGAGCCCTTCTGCCTCCGCTGCGCGGGAGAGTCCTACCGTGCGGTAATCGGGAGGGGGATAGTGAAGGTCTCGCCGAGGGGGTGCTGA
- a CDS encoding FecCD family ABC transporter permease — protein MDYEGYVARKLSIGIFLLLSILAVSLYSLSHGAYFLSVREVVDALLGGGTDSARLVVWNIRMPRIAAGLLVGASLAIAGAVMQGFLRNPLATPFTMGVSHGAMFGASLAILLGAGYAESSGRISLDNPYAVVLFAFIGAISATAVILALARLKGLSPEAIILAGVAMSSLFVALTTLVQYFADELQLAAMVYWSFGDLGRATWRENAIMLVVFVPIFAYFVVKRWDLNASVMGDDVAKSVGVDVERVRLISTFLAALITAVSVAFVGVIGFVGLIAPHAIRLVAGGDYRFLIPLSALAGALLLVAADTIARLVLSPMILPVGIVTSFLGAPAFIYLLIRMEGRR, from the coding sequence ATGGACTACGAGGGTTACGTGGCCAGGAAACTGTCCATCGGCATTTTCCTTCTTCTTTCCATCCTCGCGGTTAGCCTGTACTCCCTCTCCCATGGCGCTTACTTCCTCTCGGTGAGGGAGGTCGTTGATGCACTCCTCGGCGGCGGAACGGACAGTGCCAGACTGGTGGTCTGGAACATAAGGATGCCGAGGATAGCTGCCGGTCTTCTGGTCGGTGCCTCCCTTGCCATAGCCGGTGCCGTCATGCAGGGCTTTCTGCGGAATCCGCTGGCCACGCCGTTCACAATGGGCGTCTCCCACGGGGCGATGTTCGGCGCTTCCCTCGCGATCCTCCTGGGGGCAGGCTACGCCGAGAGTTCCGGCAGGATTTCGCTTGACAACCCCTACGCCGTTGTGCTCTTCGCCTTCATCGGCGCCATAAGCGCCACGGCTGTGATCCTTGCACTGGCGAGGCTGAAGGGACTCAGCCCCGAGGCCATAATTCTGGCCGGAGTGGCTATGAGTTCACTCTTCGTTGCACTGACGACCCTCGTTCAGTACTTCGCCGACGAGCTTCAGCTGGCGGCCATGGTCTACTGGAGCTTTGGGGACCTCGGAAGGGCCACCTGGCGGGAAAACGCGATAATGCTCGTTGTGTTCGTTCCAATCTTCGCGTACTTCGTCGTTAAGCGCTGGGATCTGAACGCCTCCGTTATGGGGGACGACGTCGCCAAGAGCGTTGGAGTTGACGTTGAGAGGGTTCGCCTTATCTCGACCTTCCTGGCGGCGCTGATAACAGCCGTAAGCGTTGCTTTCGTCGGTGTCATCGGCTTCGTTGGCCTCATAGCGCCCCACGCCATCAGGCTCGTCGCCGGTGGCGACTATCGCTTCCTCATCCCCCTGTCGGCCCTTGCCGGCGCGTTGCTACTGGTGGCCGCGGACACGATTGCCAGGCTGGTACTGTCCCCGATGATCCTTCCGGTCGGCATAGTGACCTCTTTTCTCGGTGCCCCCGCGTTCATATACCTCCTGATAAGGATGGAGGGACGGAGATGA